In Cataglyphis hispanica isolate Lineage 1 chromosome 20, ULB_Chis1_1.0, whole genome shotgun sequence, a single genomic region encodes these proteins:
- the LOC126857163 gene encoding glutathione S-transferase D1-like, producing MPIDCYYLPPSPPCRTVMLLAKALGIHFNIKIVNVMNGEHMNPEFVQINPQHVIPTIDDNGFILWESRPIMAYLVNKYAKNDALYPEDPKQKAIVDQMMNFDAGSLYYNLIKCYIPVMRGQASSIKEEDLEKVKRSFEVLNLLLEGKEFAAGDNLTIADFTISTTICLILCFDFDIGPYDNVVAYYDRCKGCLEKFGFEEVHAMGVKMFTEVYHANLQESS from the exons ATGCCGATTGACTGTTATTATTTGCCGCCAAGTCCACCTTGTCGTACCGTTATGTTACTCGCAAAAGCGCTGGgcattcattttaatattaaaattgtgaatgtCATGAACGGAGAACATATGAATCCGGAATTTGTACAG ataaatccGCAACATGTGATACCAACCATCGACGATAACGGTTTTATTCTATGGGAAAG TCGTCCTATTATGGCATATTTggttaataaatatgcaaaaaatgacGCTCTTTATCCGGAAGATCCAAAACAAAAGGCAATAGTCGACCAGATGATGAATTTCGATGCTGGCAGTctctattacaatttaatcaaatgttAC ATACCAGTGATGCGAGGTCAGGCTTCTTCCATTAAGGAGGAAGATCTGGAAAAAGTTAAGAGATCATTCGAGGTTCTCAATCTCCTCCTCGAGGGTAAAGAATTCGCGGCCGGCGATAACTTGACTATCGCCGATTTCACTATTAGCACAACAATATGTTTGATATTG TGTTTCGACTTTGACATCGGCCCTTACGATAACGTCGTCGCGTATTACGATCGTTGCAAGGGGTGCCTGGAGAAATTCGGATTCGAGGAGGTGCACGCCATGGGTGTTAAAATGTTTACCGAGGTCTATCACGCAAATTTGCAAGAATCCAGTTAA